A genomic segment from Tachysurus fulvidraco isolate hzauxx_2018 chromosome 21, HZAU_PFXX_2.0, whole genome shotgun sequence encodes:
- the septin8a gene encoding septin-8-A isoform X1, whose amino-acid sequence MAAADVDVFSDEQKRSLSLGGHVGFDSLPDQLVSKSVSQGFCFNILCVGETGIGKSTLMNTLFNTMFEDEEASHYQNGVYLRPRTYDLQESNVHLKLTIVDTVGFGDQINKEESYKPIVDYIDTQFETYLQEELKIKRSIFNYHDTRIHICLYFIAPTGHSLKSLDLVTMKKLDSKVNIIPIIAKADTISKSELHKFKIKIMSELVSNGVQIYQFPTDDEAVAEINSSMNAHLPFAVVGSVEEVKVGNKTVRARQYPWGIVQVENESHCDFVKLREMLIRVNMEDLREQTHSRHYELYRRCKLEEMGFKDTDPDSQPFSLQETYEAKRKEFLSDLQHKEEEMRQIFVNKVKETESELKEKERELHDKFEQLKRMHQEEKRKVEEKKRDLEEEMNAFNRRKVAAETLSLSQPLKKDKDKKNLEKSEHQSAAASSSSKMMMTKTSVEPLKCQSWWQCCTCLVHNNAWKEGFF is encoded by the exons GATGAACAGAAGCGGAGTCTCAGTCTTGGAGGACATGTCGGCTTCGACAGTTTACCTGATCAGCTGGTCAGCAAATCTGTGTCTCAGGGTTTCTGCTTCAACATCCTGTGTGTGG GGGAGACGGGCATCGGCAAGTCCACGCTGATGAACACGCTCTTCAACACCATGTTTGAGGACGAAGAGGCCAGTCACTACCAGAACGGCGTCTACCTGCGGCCCAGAACATACGACCTGCAGGAGAGCAACGTTCACCTCAAACTCACCATCGTAGATACGGTCGGCTTCGGGGACCAGATCAATAAAGAGGAgag TTACAAACCCATTGTTGATTACATCGACACACAGTTTGAAACTTACCTGCAGGAAGAGCTGAAGATCAAGCGCTCAATTTTTAACTACCATGACACCAGAATCCACATCTGTCTCTACTTCATCGCTCCCACAGGCCACTCGCTCAAGTCTCTGGATTTAGTCACAATGAAGAAGCTGGACAGTAAG GTCAACATCATTCCCATCATCGCCAAAGCTGACACGATTTCCAAGAGCGAACTTCACAAGTTCAAGATTAAGATCATGAGTGAGTTGGTGAGCAACGGGGTTCAGATCTACCAGTTCCCAACAGACGATGAAGCCGTGGCAGAGATCAACTCCTCCATGAAT gCTCATCTACCCTTTGCTGTAGTGGGCAGTGTTGAGGAGGTGAAAGTCGGGAATAAGACGGTCCGAGCCAGACAGTACCCCTGGGGCATCGTCCAAG tggagaATGAGAGTCACTGTGACTTTGTGAAGCTGAGGGAGATGCTGATCCGTGTGAATAtggaggatctgagggagcaGACACACAGCCGTCACTATGAACTTTACAGACGCTGTAAACTGGAGGAAATGGGCTTCAAAGACACCGATCCTGACAGCCAGCCGTTCAG tcTACAGGAGACCTATGAGGCTAAGAGGAAAGAGTTCCTCAGTGATCTGCAGCATAAAGAGGAGGAGATGAGGCAGATATTTGTTAATAAAGTGAAGGAGACGGAGTCTGAGCTTAAGGAGAAGGAGCGAGag CTCCATGACAAGTTTGAGCAGCTGAAGCGCATGCACcaggaggagaagaggaaggtggaggagaagaagagggaCCTGGAGGAGGAGATGAATGCCTTCAACAGGAGGAAGGTGGCGGCTGAGACGCTGTCACTCTCACAGCCGCTAAAGAAGGACAAGGACAAGAAGAA TTTAGAGAAAAGTGAGCATCAGTCAGCTGCAGCTTCCTCCAGCTCCAAGATGATGATGACCAAAACCAGCGTAGAGCCACTGAAGTGTCAGAGCTGGTGGCAGTGCTGTACGTGTCTCGTCCACAACAACGCCTGGAAGGAAGGTTTCTTCTGA
- the septin8a gene encoding septin-8-A isoform X2 — MAAADVDVFSDEQKRSLSLGGHVGFDSLPDQLVSKSVSQGFCFNILCVGETGIGKSTLMNTLFNTMFEDEEASHYQNGVYLRPRTYDLQESNVHLKLTIVDTVGFGDQINKEESYKPIVDYIDTQFETYLQEELKIKRSIFNYHDTRIHICLYFIAPTGHSLKSLDLVTMKKLDSKVNIIPIIAKADTISKSELHKFKIKIMSELVSNGVQIYQFPTDDEAVAEINSSMNAHLPFAVVGSVEEVKVGNKTVRARQYPWGIVQVENESHCDFVKLREMLIRVNMEDLREQTHSRHYELYRRCKLEEMGFKDTDPDSQPFSLQETYEAKRKEFLSDLQHKEEEMRQIFVNKVKETESELKEKERELHDKFEQLKRMHQEEKRKVEEKKRDLEEEMNAFNRRKVAAETLSLSQPLKKDKDKKN; from the exons GATGAACAGAAGCGGAGTCTCAGTCTTGGAGGACATGTCGGCTTCGACAGTTTACCTGATCAGCTGGTCAGCAAATCTGTGTCTCAGGGTTTCTGCTTCAACATCCTGTGTGTGG GGGAGACGGGCATCGGCAAGTCCACGCTGATGAACACGCTCTTCAACACCATGTTTGAGGACGAAGAGGCCAGTCACTACCAGAACGGCGTCTACCTGCGGCCCAGAACATACGACCTGCAGGAGAGCAACGTTCACCTCAAACTCACCATCGTAGATACGGTCGGCTTCGGGGACCAGATCAATAAAGAGGAgag TTACAAACCCATTGTTGATTACATCGACACACAGTTTGAAACTTACCTGCAGGAAGAGCTGAAGATCAAGCGCTCAATTTTTAACTACCATGACACCAGAATCCACATCTGTCTCTACTTCATCGCTCCCACAGGCCACTCGCTCAAGTCTCTGGATTTAGTCACAATGAAGAAGCTGGACAGTAAG GTCAACATCATTCCCATCATCGCCAAAGCTGACACGATTTCCAAGAGCGAACTTCACAAGTTCAAGATTAAGATCATGAGTGAGTTGGTGAGCAACGGGGTTCAGATCTACCAGTTCCCAACAGACGATGAAGCCGTGGCAGAGATCAACTCCTCCATGAAT gCTCATCTACCCTTTGCTGTAGTGGGCAGTGTTGAGGAGGTGAAAGTCGGGAATAAGACGGTCCGAGCCAGACAGTACCCCTGGGGCATCGTCCAAG tggagaATGAGAGTCACTGTGACTTTGTGAAGCTGAGGGAGATGCTGATCCGTGTGAATAtggaggatctgagggagcaGACACACAGCCGTCACTATGAACTTTACAGACGCTGTAAACTGGAGGAAATGGGCTTCAAAGACACCGATCCTGACAGCCAGCCGTTCAG tcTACAGGAGACCTATGAGGCTAAGAGGAAAGAGTTCCTCAGTGATCTGCAGCATAAAGAGGAGGAGATGAGGCAGATATTTGTTAATAAAGTGAAGGAGACGGAGTCTGAGCTTAAGGAGAAGGAGCGAGag CTCCATGACAAGTTTGAGCAGCTGAAGCGCATGCACcaggaggagaagaggaaggtggaggagaagaagagggaCCTGGAGGAGGAGATGAATGCCTTCAACAGGAGGAAGGTGGCGGCTGAGACGCTGTCACTCTCACAGCCGCTAAAGAAGGACAAGGACAAGAAGAA ttaa